TATTAACAGCACACTCAACGCGGTCTCTCGCATCCTACAATACAACCACTCTTCATAATGTCGCCATCCACGCGCCGTCACACAAAGTCAAACCCTCCACCGAATTTAACATTACATTCACACTAGACGACGAAGGAGAGAGACCTGTCAAGCTAGTACTAACACCAAACCGCGACCTTTTCGCCCAGGAACCTCATGTGCAGTTCATCGGTGGGAATGGAGCCAGACGGACAGAGACCATGAAACGCAGCAGACACTGCGTCTTCCGGGGCACCGTATTCCTTCAATCAGCAGCCTTCCAGTGGATAAAGGTTGGATGGGCTAGGATAACTGTTGTTCGCGATGGAGTCGACCCTCTCTTCGACGGCGCATTCAGTATCTCGGGCGTGCAATATGATATCAAACTTGAATCTGACAGCCCTAAGCAAAATGGCACACGAGAACAACAAATGGTTGTGCAACGTGGTTACCAGGACCAAGTATTAGAAACAACTGCTCAACCACCCTGGTCCGGATCCTTGGATATGTTCAAGCGACAATATACTCTCACCAGCGACGACTTTGTCAACTCCATCGGCAACACAGACGGATGTCCCAGCGAGCGCGAGATTGCACTTATTGGCATTGCCACGGACTGCTCGTACACCGCCGACTTCGACTCGTCCGAGGACCTCGTCCAGGCCCTTGTAACGATGGTGAATACCGCGTCCGAGGTCTTCGAGTCGGCATTCAACATCGCGCTCAGCTTCCACAACCTCACCAtccaggatgaggagtgTCCGAGCAGTCCGACCAGTGAGGAGCCTTGGAACGCGAACTGCGCCGCTGGGGATTTAAACTTCCGGCTGCGCGCGTTCTCAGAGTGGAGGGCGACATTGAGGAACGACGAGAATGCATACTGGACGCTGATGACGGGGTGTCCGACTGCGTCGGAGGTTGGGGTGTCGTGGGTTGGGCAGCTGTGTGACAGCGAACGGAGCACGAATATTGTTGCGAGGACATCGAATCAGTGGCAGGTGTTTGCGTATGTCCCCTTGTTCCCATTCCTCACGTTGTTATGTGCTGACGCTGAGTTATAGCCATGAATCTGCGCATACGTTTGGCGCATACCACGACTGTGACAGAAACACCTGCGCCAGCGGTCGCCAATGCTGTCCATTATCTGGCTCGACGTGTAATGCCGGTGCCGAGTATCTCATGAACCCTGTATCAACGTCCCCGCAATCCGAGTTCTCGCCGTGCACTATTGGGAATGTATGCACGGCCATGGGCGCGCGGGTAGTGAACACACGCTGTCTCACGACAAACACGAATACACCAACCATTTCAGCCGGCGAATGCGGCAATGGAATTGTTGAAGTCGGAGAAGAGTGCGACTGCGGCGACGAATGCGATGGAAATCCCTGCTGTGATGGCTCGACTTGTAGATTGATCGGGGATGCGGTCTGCGATGACTCTTCAGACTCCTGCTGTTCTGAGTGCCAGTTTGCGTCGTCGGGAACGGTTTGTCGCGCTGCTATTAGTGAGTGTGATATCGAGGAAACCTGCTCTGGGAATTCTCGCGAGTGTCCGGAGGATGAGcacgaagaggatggagggTCCTGTGGGACTGGTGATGGCCTCTTCTGCTCCAGTGGGCAGTGCACGAATCGCGACTTGCAGTGTCAGGAGCAACTTGTTGGTGATAACTCTACTATATCGTCGTGCGGGAACAGTACGTGTATTCTGGAGTGTTCCTCGTCCTGGGGACAGGCTGGATCTTGTTCAAACGTTGGGAATGTCCTGGATGGCACACCCTGCGATGACGGTCTATGTCGCGGTGGACAGTGCAGGAGTAGAGACGGGGACAGTGGGCGGTCATGGGTGGACAGACATCGCTCTCTGGTGATCGGTCTTTCGGCTGGAATAGGAGGTGCTTTGGTTCTTGCTGGTCTGTTTTGTAtgatctgctgctgttgtcgaCGACGCCCGAAGAAggctcctcctcctgtgTCTCAAGCGCCATTGCCACAGCGTCTTCCTGCTGGTGCATACGTGCCTCCGCCTGCATACTCGCCTCGCACTCCTATGCCTTCATATCGGTATGCTTGATGAATATCATATTACAGTTCAGTCAATAACCAACGCCAATTAAACATGAACACACAAACACATAAACAATAGACTGCATACTTAATTCTTCCAAACCAAAGGCCTCTCGCCTCTTAGCCTCCTCCAGTAATTTGTTGAAATCACTAATTCCGGGCTTCCTCTAAGTAACCATCCCCATTTCCCTATAAAGGCCTCGGTAACCTCCCAATTCCGCGGGTCCCACGAATCCCCCCAAACAACCAGCGTCGCCTGCGTATTCCTCGTATCCCAAAACGCCATCAAGTCATGGCACaactcatcatcatcaaacaGATGCTCCGCCGCAATCAGAATATCACGCATGCGCGGGAACGGGAAGAAATCCAGCCACGGGTGGTGCGGTACACTCCGCTGGATTTCTGTAGGGCGCAAACTAATTGGGATCTTGTCCAGATTGAAAGTGGCTGTTACGGGGGAATATAAGTTGAAGATCGATATTGTGTCGTCGCAGCAGGTCCAGTCTGCGGTCATGCCTATGGCCCGGATGTTGCTCTCTATGGCTCTGTGCACATTTAATCGTGTTAGGCTGATTAAATGGTCGATCTGGGGCGAGCCGGTTAGATAGCTTTGCTCTGCTATGGATTCAAACCAGCGTAGGTATTCCATTACATTTGGAGGAGCACGGGCGCAAGTTATGTCTTTTTTCGTATGTATATTTTCTGTGGCTGGAGAATTCGATGAATCCGAGCTCGAGCCCTCGGGGGCTGTCATTGCTGCCTTCGATCCTCCAAACGCTGCTCTTCGTTTCTCGCCTACGACCACATTAGCCTCAATTCCATGCTCTGTGGCTAGGTAGTAACATACGCCACTTCCTCTGGTTCTGGCGATTCTGCAGCCTCCTCCGCTCCTTCGGGTCCACGATGCCGGTCCAGTCATCGTCGGGCCTCCAGACGTGGGCCTGCTGCGGCATGTGCGCCAGATGAATCAAAGCCTCATCACTGGCTGTGTGTTCTTTAGCATGTTGTGTCTGCGCCATCAAGGTATCGCTCTGTGCTTGTAACAATGTCGGGTCCATTTGCCGGAGAGCTCTGCGTTTTATGCGAGTCGCTGATCTGCCGCAAAAAGGCCCAGACTCTTCTGTCTGAGCAGTCTCTGTGATTGGATGGTCTGATAACGCTAATGCAGGTTGCTTACGGGGATCCACTTCCCTTGGCAACTTGAGTTTTAAGTGGCTGAATATCATTACTTTCATCAATTATCTCAAATAAGTACGGAGGAGATGCATGAATATGTTGTGCgagaaataatatattcaaCCTCCGGACTGCTCCGGCAAAGAGAAGCAGCTACATGATATATACCATTTCGGGTTACAGAGCACATCCATAATCCACTCCATCCTGGTACAATCCCCAATCTTGAACCTCCCCACTATAACCATGGTGGAGACCTCGGCGGCTATAGACGGACACTTTGGCGGCAAGAGAAGGAAATGCGGCGGCACAGCAAGTGAATACTACATGCTGCTTTAAGACTA
The nucleotide sequence above comes from Aspergillus puulaauensis MK2 DNA, chromosome 3, nearly complete sequence. Encoded proteins:
- a CDS encoding bZIP transcription factor (COG:S;~EggNog:ENOG410PQBQ;~InterPro:IPR021833;~PFAM:PF11905), translated to MDPTLLQAQSDTLMAQTQHAKEHTASDEALIHLAHMPQQAHVWRPDDDWTGIVDPKERRRLQNRQNQRKWREKRRAAFGGSKAAMTAPEGSSSDSSNSPATENIHTKKDITCARAPPNVMEYLRWFESIAEQSYLTGSPQIDHLISLTRLNVHRAIESNIRAIGMTADWTCCDDTISIFNLYSPVTATFNLDKIPISLRPTEIQRSVPHHPWLDFFPFPRMRDILIAAEHLFDDDELCHDLMAFWDTRNTQATLVVWGDSWDPRNWEVTEAFIGKWGWLLRGSPELVISTNYWRRLRGERPLVWKN
- the admA gene encoding ADAM family of metalloprotease ADM-A (COG:O;~EggNog:ENOG410Q2X2;~InterPro:IPR034028,IPR001762,IPR024079,IPR002870, IPR001590,IPR036436;~MEROPS:MER0182135;~PFAM:PF01421,PF13688,PF13574,PF01562,PF13582, PF13583,PF00200;~SECRETED:SignalP(1-24);~TransMembrane:1 (n6-18c24/25o630-653i);~go_function: GO:0004222 - metalloendopeptidase activity [Evidence IEA];~go_function: GO:0008237 - metallopeptidase activity [Evidence IEA];~go_process: GO:0006508 - proteolysis [Evidence IEA]), which produces MRVPRLTSILGFCVCLLLSVTVQAHSTRSLASYNTTTLHNVAIHAPSHKVKPSTEFNITFTLDDEGERPVKLVLTPNRDLFAQEPHVQFIGGNGARRTETMKRSRHCVFRGTVFLQSAAFQWIKVGWARITVVRDGVDPLFDGAFSISGVQYDIKLESDSPKQNGTREQQMVVQRGYQDQVLETTAQPPWSGSLDMFKRQYTLTSDDFVNSIGNTDGCPSEREIALIGIATDCSYTADFDSSEDLVQALVTMVNTASEVFESAFNIALSFHNLTIQDEECPSSPTSEEPWNANCAAGDLNFRLRAFSEWRATLRNDENAYWTLMTGCPTASEVGVSWVGQLCDSERSTNIVARTSNQWQVFAHESAHTFGAYHDCDRNTCASGRQCCPLSGSTCNAGAEYLMNPVSTSPQSEFSPCTIGNVCTAMGARVVNTRCLTTNTNTPTISAGECGNGIVEVGEECDCGDECDGNPCCDGSTCRLIGDAVCDDSSDSCCSECQFASSGTVCRAAISECDIEETCSGNSRECPEDEHEEDGGSCGTGDGLFCSSGQCTNRDLQCQEQLVGDNSTISSCGNSTCILECSSSWGQAGSCSNVGNVLDGTPCDDGLCRGGQCRSRDGDSGRSWVDRHRSLVIGLSAGIGGALVLAGLFCMICCCCRRRPKKAPPPVSQAPLPQRLPAGAYVPPPAYSPRTPMPSYRYA